The Lycium ferocissimum isolate CSIRO_LF1 chromosome 1, AGI_CSIRO_Lferr_CH_V1, whole genome shotgun sequence genome includes a region encoding these proteins:
- the LOC132033346 gene encoding protein LIGHT-DEPENDENT SHORT HYPOCOTYLS 4: MEHNQEVDSPNSVIQHHHHNHNNNNNTMLAGHNNYPASSSSNSPTTLSRYENQKRRDWNTFGQYLRNHRPPLSLTRCSGAHVLEFLRYLDQFGKTKVHNQMCPFFGHPNPPAPCPCPLRQAWGSLDALIGRLRAAYEENGGKPETNPFGARAVRLYLRDVRDSQAKARGISYEKKKRKKPNPQQQQQSSSLAPPTATSS; the protein is encoded by the coding sequence ATGGAACACAACCAAGAAGTGGATTCTCCAAACTCTGTCATCCAACATCACCatcacaaccacaacaacaacaataatacgaTGTTAGCAGGTCATAATAATTACCCTGCTTCATCGTCTTCGAATTCCCCAACAACCCTAAGCCGATACGAGAATCAAAAGCGTAGGGATTGGAACACTTTCGGTCAGTACTTAAGAAACCACAGGCCACCACTCTCTCTCACTCGTTGTAGTGGGGCACATGTTCTTGAATTCCTTCGATACCTCGACCAATTTGGGAAGACTAAGGTTCACAATCAAATGTGTCCGTTTTTCGGACACCCAAATCCACCAGCACCTTGTCCTTGTCCTTTACGTCAAGCTTGGGGTAGCCTTGATGCACTCATCGGACGGCTCAGAGCTGCTTATGAAGAAAATGGTGGAAAACCTGAAACTAACCCTTTTGGTGCTCGTGCTGTTAGGCTTTATCTTCGTGATGTTCGTGATTCTCAGGCTAAGGCTAGAGGTATAagttatgaaaagaagaaacgCAAAAAACCAAatcctcaacaacaacaacaatcgtcTTCGTTGGCACCACCAACTGCAACATCAAGCTAA